A genomic stretch from Arachis stenosperma cultivar V10309 chromosome 3, arast.V10309.gnm1.PFL2, whole genome shotgun sequence includes:
- the LOC130966790 gene encoding cysteine synthase 2-like, producing the protein MIELSRRECSSNGIIEALPPLANARDMIDEIENRSSYLLVALESGQLSPGGIITEGSASRTAISIATVALAFAFKSHIIIPNDAAIEKGEDIRKRGQENN; encoded by the exons ATGATAGAACTGTCTCGACGCGAATGCAGCTCCAACGGAATCATAGAGGCACTGCCACCTCTAGCAAATGCACGTGACATGATCGATGAGATCGAGAACCGCTCATCTTACTTGCTCGTG GCCTTAGAATCTGGCCAGCTAAGTCCAGGTGGAATAATTACTGAAGGGAGTGCTAGTAGAACTGCCATTAGCATTGCCACGGTTGCTCTTGCATTCGCATTCAAATCCCACATTATTATACCCAACGATGCCGCCATTGAGAAG GGAGAAGACATTAGAAAAAGAGGTCAAGAAAATAATTGA